The following proteins are co-located in the Deltaproteobacteria bacterium genome:
- a CDS encoding redoxin domain-containing protein, with protein MSTDSMFVHKMWVDHELSKMTTSKTIPFPMLSDPGGRVGQIYGVYDPAGGVDVRGRFIIDPDGVVQGFEVLTPPVGRNVLESIRQIQAFQVVRESKGSKATPSGWKPGKQVLEPSPALVGNVWNVWKVGQAFD; from the coding sequence ATGAGTACGGACAGCATGTTCGTCCACAAAATGTGGGTGGACCACGAATTGTCCAAGATGACCACTTCCAAGACAATCCCCTTTCCAATGCTCTCCGATCCAGGAGGCCGGGTCGGCCAAATCTACGGCGTGTATGATCCGGCCGGAGGAGTCGATGTCCGCGGGCGGTTCATCATCGACCCGGACGGCGTGGTCCAGGGCTTCGAGGTCCTGACTCCGCCCGTGGGTCGCAACGTGCTGGAGAGTATCCGCCAGATCCAGGCCTTCCAGGTCGTCCGCGAAAGCAAGGGCTCCAAGGCCACACCTTCGGGCTGGAAACCCGGCAAGCAGGTTCTCGAACCCAGCCCTGCCCTGGTCGGCAACGTCTGGAACGTCTGGAAGGTCGGCCAGGC
- a CDS encoding redoxin domain-containing protein — MTEEMAAGCTRPVAEVGETPAEPSLPKEKTSVHQGGKTMIQVGQKAPDFTAPAYFQGKFTSVSLSAHLGKWVVLCFYPGDFTFV, encoded by the coding sequence ATGACCGAAGAAATGGCCGCCGGCTGCACCAGACCCGTGGCAGAAGTCGGCGAGACACCTGCCGAGCCATCACTCCCAAAAGAAAAGACAAGCGTACACCAAGGAGGAAAAACAATGATCCAGGTCGGTCAAAAGGCTCCTGACTTCACGGCTCCGGCCTATTTTCAGGGCAAATTCACGTCTGTTTCCCTTTCCGCGCACTTGGGCAAATGGGTGGTTCTCTGTTTTTATCCTGGCGATTTTACGTTCGTCTGA